The genomic window GTTTTGTACTTCGGTTATAAGTTATTTGTATCCATCATGAGATGGACGAAATTCGCCACTACTCCAGGTTAGACCTACACACATACAagtaaatttgaaaaaaaaaacccaCGATATTTAGGTTTGTAGAACCTATTATTGTTAATAACTTACAGTTGTATGATTTGAATGGCCTTGTAGTTGGCATACAATCTTTTGAATTGATACTTGCTTCTCTGCTATAGCTATATTCCTCACGCTTGATTGCTAGGTACGTAGCTATTGTGTAATTGACAAATCAGCTGAATGATCAATCAGTGTCGCTTTGCTTTATGTGTGATATCTCAGTAGCAGCTAATTTACAAAAGCTGAGTTCACATCAATAAACTTATAATTCACTCTAATTCACACTCTGAAAGTATTAAACACAGCACACATCTATATAGCTAGTCACACTaagagaatgttctagaactgcAAAGAATATTAAAATTAcaagtaactaaaaatagctaattttattcatgaacATTATAATTAATCTACATACTGTAAGATTATTGTCTCTGTACAGTtcaaattatacagtactatgtgACTTCGTCCATCAAAGTTAAGTGTAAGATGGTCTGGAGGTGGGCATTGTTGTAGCAGATAATGTCTTTCAGGAGGTTCTGTTGTAGCTGGGTTTGTGGTGCATTTTTCAGCAAATCAATTTCACCAATGGGTGTTCTGATGATGAAATTGTTTCTGCATAAAGCATATACATAACTATGCCATGTATATGACTGGGCACACTTACAATAAAATGTATATCTGTgtatatgtgatgaactgtAAAGTGATACTGTGATAATgtaacactttgacacctcagatcaaaggaattccagagtatacatttgccatgtatacctctttacagggagacatctaaatgtacacagtgtacattgaaatgtatcctgggaaagtagttgtgcttctaaaagagcaagccagTTTCATCAAGCAAGCATGGACTTGATGTGGATGAGTAGTGTTATCACCCTCTGTATGTTTTATACAAGCTTAGACCAAAATCGATTGAGGCAAATAAATTAATGCTATAAGGTGATGATTATGATCAtgatcatatgtgaccggatttgcgaaaaggtacctttttcacacataaaatttgacccattttttcaactttcaaactttgtaacttttgtatcattgcaagcatgtgTCTGTAATATTTCATGAGTATGCCTACATTATGTGGCTACAGTTTGATACAAAAAGAAAGCcaatcagtgcaaggagtcaacagttatgGCATTTTGtctgctggtatgtcaaatgtgtgaaaaaggtaccttttcgcaaatccggtcacatattatgttggAAAGACAGCAATGTGTGCTGATATATATTCATATAAATTGACTTATAAAGGTTGATCCAGGAATTCGTCATAACTGCATAGTGGCAGCCCAttccattctttaacagttctgtAAAAAAAGCATTCTTGATAATGTTGGGTGTGTGATGATGGTAATATAATGTAGTTGGTGGAATTGTCTGGTGGTGGAGGTTTGTGGCAAAAAAAGGGGCATTTGTATGGCTGGCTCTTGATGGTGAACAATTCTAGATAAAAGCATCAATCTGCTGGCTTTCCATCTTTCTTCAAGTGTAGATCAATTGATAgttaccacaaattgaagtgttgccacaagaagcactcaaatgGAGgcgtttcagtatccttgccattctacaaATGTTACTTAAAGTCCTACAAAGCATTCAAGAGTTTAAACAAGCTTTTGAATGCAGAAACACCCACATTATTGACAACAGAAGTCAACCACGCTTATtaacagtgttgggggtaacgcgttacataataattattactttggtggtaactaagtaatataacgaaatacgctaatAAAACAGGCATtaaatataactcaagttacatTAATTGCAAATGTAACACGCTACCTACCCATACACAAATTTCTACCATGAAACAGGTCTGTCACATGATTAGGATTTGCAGATCTGTCTCTAGGTGATGGCAGGTCTGTATTTGAAACTGTGACTTATCTTGTTCTGTTTTGTCAAGTGGTCGTCACTTATCTGTCACATATGTGTTATATCTCTGTAATGCACCAGCAATTGTAAGGGTTTCTACAGAGCTTCTACAGGTTCCTACATGGCATTCACTACCCACCCTACATGTTCATTAGGTAACCATAAAATATTCATTGATTTATAATAATAAAGTAATGAAATAACAAGTAGCTAATCAAATGTTACTGTCTCTTGCACTAGGTCACTGCCTTTTTATTTTCCGTCTGGCATTGCAGCAACAGTCATTGACTGCATCTTTCAAGTCAGTTTTTGCAGTGCTTGGAAACTTATTGAGAACAAACTCTATAAAATAAAAGGTAACCACAATATTTACAGTATGATAACTCACTGTAGCATGCCccaagtacatgtacatctTGATCCAATGCTATATGATCTTTTTTCCCTCCACCACAGGCATTTGACCGACTTAAAATATCATCCGAGAAGAAAACTCCCACAAGATTTCGCATTAACCGGGTAGCAGTATGGCGGCAGCTATCTACAGCATCATCTAATGCTCTCCTGGTGATAAACACACCATATCCTTCCACTAATTCAATAGGAGGAGGCAATTCCTGTTGAAGTAAATGACAGTCACAGAACTACTGTAAAATAGTTATTACCTTTTTGAAAGCTGTACTTTCCATATGAAGTCTCTAAATTATATTTATGGTAACCTTGTAATGTTGTAATAAGTTTAGTGTACCTTTGCAGAAGTTGAGTTTTCAGTAAAGTAATGCTAAAATGGAATAAACATTATAATTGAATATTTGTACACAGGATGTGTCAGAAATTAATGTAATGGATGCATACTTTTGGGGCTCTGCTTGAAGTACTAGCTGATGAGGATGACAATGAGCTGGTTGAGCACTACAAATATATGTTAATGCATGTATAATGCTGAAGTATTTATCATCAAACCTTAAAGGCTCCAGTAGTGCTACTGCAGCTTGACGATGACGATAAATTACCCTGATTTGTACAACTTAGATGCATTGCATGTGTAGTATTGTTCTATTTTGCTTACCATGCCAGAGCTACTACTTAGATTTGACCAGCAATCATAATGCTGTGATATTATTAATGAACAATTGTTAGCTTACAGTGGTCATTACATACCACAGGTGCTCCTAATCCTGGAAATGGACTAGAAGTATTATAACCCTGTAAAACACAAGGTATTATTGCTGTACTGTATCATCTAATGATAAATCCTACAGAATAGTCAGTGTACGGATGATTGTATTCTTCTTCATAGTATGAGTCATCCTGAAAAATTTTATGAAACATGTACTTACACTATATAACAAAATAATGCGAGCATACTTACCAAATAATTTTGTGCATTCCAATAGCTGTCACTGTCATTTTCATAGCTTCCATACATAGTTATATTGATCATAGTCATACCTTGATACATAGGTAACCTAAAAATTAACATTAAAAATAGTTAGTATAAAGGTTTGCTGTAAGTATATTCATGATTAAAAGTAGCCAATTTACCAATACCTAGTCTAGATGCAGTCACGCATTTGTAGCTACCCACATACATAATCTAATATTGCCGAACAATATATGCCTAGCAGATATAGATATCTTACATTGGATTTATCAGTACTTGTGAAGTTTGCAGCAGAGGTTGCTATATATAAAATCCAACAATATAATCAACATACTGTTATTGTAACAGCGTTAAAATTTCATACATtgaataaaatattatatatatatatataatgcacaagGTCTGTTAAAATACTTACGTTGGTTTTCACTTTTCTTCTTGCTTTGCCTCTCCCTTCTTTCAGCTGCTATACAGTTAACATATACgtaatttacattatttaatGTCAATTAATAACAAACTTACTTTGCTTCTCCTTGTCAACTGCTAAAGTAGCTATATTTAACCAAACTGACATGTATGGCTGATATGCAGCCTATCAATAACTTACTTTGCTTTTCCACTTCCGTGCTATTTGTGATATCCATCATGCTGGCTCTTGAATCCATATATTTTGCTTTTTGCAATGCAAGTTTTATCTCTTCCTCTCGTTCAGCACTTCCTTTCTTTTTTTTAGGTGGCACTGACTTGGGTGTATTGGTTTTCTTCGTTTTTGGCAGTGGTTTGGCAATTGTAGCGTCACTTGTCACATGGTCTGGCTCTGACGATGAACTTGAAGTTACAGCACACCCTAAAAACTTTTCTTTAGTGAGTTCATAGTCAACTAGTTTCTGGGCATCTGCTTGCAACGAATGATAATCTCCTATAAGAGTATATAATAAAACTCGATTTTTTTTCACGCCATagccagctagctagctagctatgcacctatcaatgtattgccccaccaccccccccccccccccctcgggcgtaagtggggctttacagggggaattgacacgaaactgctgccccactatggggcatttgacgatcgttcagtaagtgcccaaatattttttgttgtaacttccttcgctatgtcaaatctcgagttaatcccgcgttgcaactggggccaacggtgggaatacgacacgataggtttgccctactatggggcatttgacattcggctgtgtcaaatccccactatagccccatatatgcccgagggggggtagtggggcaatacattgataggtgcactaCAACAAACACAATTGTTAACAAACCAGATAACTTAAGAATCTCCACGTCGTAGTATCGTTTCCCTTTGACAGGATACCTCATCTTTGTTTTCATCCCTACATGCAGCTTGTCCTTGTCTGCATCCTGTACTGCTGACACGGGCTTCGTTCCAAATTGCTCGTCTGCTATCCATTCCACA from Dysidea avara chromosome 2, odDysAvar1.4, whole genome shotgun sequence includes these protein-coding regions:
- the LOC136248043 gene encoding uncharacterized protein; amino-acid sequence: MTKKFALVEWIADEQFGTKPVSAVQDADKDKLHVGMKTKMRYPVKGKRYYDVEILKLSGDYHSLQADAQKLVDYELTKEKFLGCAVTSSSSSEPDHVTSDATIAKPLPKTKKTNTPKSVPPKKKKGSAEREEEIKLALQKAKYMDSRASMMDITNSTEVEKQSMTMINITMYGSYENDSDSYWNAQNYLDDSYYEEEYNHPYTDYSGYNTSSPFPGLGAPVHYDCWSNLSSSSGMGNLSSSSSCSSTTGAFKCSTSSLSSSSASTSSRAPKHYFTENSTSAKRLHMESTAFKKELPPPIELVEGYGVFITRRALDDAVDSCRHTATRLMRNLVGVFFSDDILSRSNACGGGKKDHIALDQDVHVLGACYKFVLNKFPSTAKTDLKDAVNDCCCNARRKIKRQ